A stretch of the Filimonas lacunae genome encodes the following:
- a CDS encoding Nramp family divalent metal transporter — MARLPVSNSNQSLGEVHESVDVTTGKKGWRRFLAYIGPAYLVSVGYMDPGNWATDLQGGAQFGYKLIWVLLMSNLMALLLQGLSARLGIVRRRDLAQANREEYPPVVNFCLYLLAELAIAACDLAEVLGMAIGIQLLTGLPVLYGVLITVFDTFLLFYLQKLGMRKMEAFIIALIAIIGGSFLVQLVIAKPDLADVAKGFVPTSLNTGALYIAVGIIGATVMPHNLYLHSALVQTRKIKSDPHSIKTALKFNLVDSTIALNLAFLVNAAILVLAATAFFTTGNTQVAKIEDAHRLMEPMLGSKLAPFLFAVALIAAGQSSTVTGTLAGQIVMEGYLRLRINPLIRRLLTRVIAIVPAVVVILIYGDQELDALLVFSQVILSLQLGFAIIPLIHFVSDKSSMGQFAIRWHVKVLSWLVAAILIFLNVQLVADSSISAFAQPGHVGMKILIVVAWVLFAWLFLVMTFLPLVHRHRKKANMNMHSEVTPLNNLSIPKVNTIAVALDFGPADEKVIAHALAQGHTHATYLLLHIVETVSASYLGASADDYETRKDQERLQWYASQLEGMGHQVQIALGYKNRINEIVRIVKDVKADMLIMGAHRHTGIKDFVYGATVDQVRHKLAIPVLIVN; from the coding sequence ATGGCAAGGCTTCCCGTTAGCAACAGCAATCAATCATTAGGAGAGGTACATGAAAGCGTAGATGTTACCACAGGTAAAAAAGGTTGGCGTCGTTTTCTGGCCTATATCGGTCCTGCTTACCTGGTAAGTGTGGGGTACATGGACCCTGGTAACTGGGCCACTGATTTACAAGGTGGCGCGCAGTTTGGATATAAGCTGATATGGGTGTTGCTGATGAGCAACCTGATGGCTTTGCTGTTGCAGGGCTTAAGTGCCCGCCTGGGTATTGTGCGCCGGCGCGATCTGGCGCAGGCTAACCGCGAAGAGTATCCGCCCGTTGTTAATTTTTGTTTATACCTGCTGGCCGAGCTGGCCATAGCTGCCTGCGACCTGGCCGAAGTGCTGGGGATGGCTATAGGCATTCAATTGCTTACGGGGCTGCCGGTATTATATGGGGTACTGATCACCGTATTTGATACCTTTTTATTGTTTTACCTGCAAAAGCTGGGCATGCGCAAAATGGAAGCGTTTATTATTGCATTGATTGCAATAATAGGTGGTTCTTTTTTAGTGCAGCTGGTGATTGCCAAACCCGACCTTGCCGATGTGGCCAAAGGTTTTGTGCCTACATCGCTTAACACAGGTGCCTTATATATAGCAGTAGGTATAATTGGAGCCACTGTAATGCCCCATAACCTTTACCTGCATAGTGCATTGGTGCAAACACGGAAAATAAAGAGTGACCCGCATAGTATTAAAACGGCTTTGAAGTTTAACCTGGTAGACAGTACCATAGCCTTAAACCTGGCCTTTTTGGTAAATGCGGCTATCCTGGTGCTGGCAGCTACTGCTTTTTTTACTACTGGTAATACACAGGTAGCTAAAATAGAAGATGCACACCGCCTGATGGAGCCTATGCTGGGTAGCAAACTGGCGCCATTTTTATTTGCGGTAGCCCTGATAGCTGCGGGACAAAGCAGTACGGTAACAGGAACACTGGCAGGGCAAATTGTAATGGAAGGGTATCTGCGTTTACGTATCAATCCTTTAATACGCAGGTTGCTTACCCGTGTAATTGCCATAGTGCCTGCGGTGGTGGTAATATTGATTTATGGTGATCAGGAACTGGATGCCCTGCTGGTATTTAGCCAGGTGATTTTAAGTCTGCAACTGGGTTTTGCCATTATTCCCCTGATACATTTTGTAAGTGATAAAAGCTCGATGGGCCAGTTTGCCATTCGCTGGCATGTGAAAGTGCTTTCGTGGCTGGTTGCTGCTATACTTATCTTTTTGAATGTGCAGCTGGTAGCTGATTCCAGCATCAGTGCCTTTGCGCAGCCGGGACATGTGGGCATGAAAATTCTGATAGTAGTGGCCTGGGTGTTATTTGCCTGGTTGTTTTTGGTAATGACTTTTTTACCGCTGGTGCACCGCCACCGGAAGAAGGCCAATATGAACATGCATAGTGAAGTAACGCCTTTGAACAATTTGTCTATTCCTAAAGTGAACACCATTGCAGTGGCACTGGATTTTGGTCCGGCAGATGAAAAGGTGATAGCACATGCATTGGCGCAGGGGCACACGCATGCCACTTACCTGTTGCTGCATATAGTGGAAACGGTATCGGCCAGTTATTTAGGCGCTTCGGCAGATGATTATGAAACCCGTAAAGACCAGGAGCGTTTGCAATGGTATGCTTCGCAACTGGAAGGCATGGGGCACCAGGTGCAAATTGCGCTGGGGTATAAAAACCGTATTAACGAAATTGTGCGCATTGTAAAAGACGTGAAGGCTGATATGTTAATAATGGGAGCGCACCGGCATACGGGTATAAAAGATTTTGTATATGGGGCCACAGTTGATCAGGTAAGGCATAAATTAGCAATTCCTGTTTTGATTGTGAATTAA